A section of the Pseudanabaena mucicola str. Chao 1806 genome encodes:
- a CDS encoding methyl-accepting chemotaxis protein, producing MLTQGNQPKNQPQHFDDLAAQNINDGFLTEEQADLGDPLENLVDDLPPQVPKPKKWAWRSLSLQAKSTILALSIALFPVLVAGIAGYLVASSSLENQTNFAQTQLATSSIDKLNRFMFERYGDAQILANLPFLTDPKIRKIYTAAERSAVLTKYAETYLVYDSIAAFDLQGNVIAQSKGDPLGNHSDRDYFQEVLKTRNTVISQPQTSKSSGKVVIHIASPIRDLETKQIIGVIRSRVMMKSLEDVVSDINKAGNYKVIDNQGLVFISEDTDKIGTKATSLFTGLAPLQESKTAGVFVSTSTSQNKSLLVGYAPTTDLPNFPNLNWGFALATDEDVAFRTQGELALVFAIGGIITASVAGLLASSIASRAVKPIQNASQVVTKIGLGDLDGRLTIESDDELGVLASNINIMADQLKYLNEAQQLEAERLETARKEARAEADERADQQKQAKELLQRRVLELLIEVDPVSRGDLTIRANVTADEVGTIADSYNAIIRNLRKLVVEVQGASQAVTQTTVNNEISVRLVSTEAMTQSASINSALTEIEGMAQSSRGVETKAKQAEKGMQVAATVLQEGDEAMNRTVLGISEIRETVSETAKKVKRLGETSQKISRIVNLIANFAAQTNLLALNAAIEAARAGEEGRGFSVVAEEVRALAEQSAASTVEIEQLVQEIQTQTNEVVVAMESGTEQVVTGTKLVQKAREKLTQISLVSQEVNSLVQEIAIAADTQTKTSDRMGETMHSIAAIAEDTSKQSERVARSFSELLQVAKNLQVSVSQFKVA from the coding sequence ATGCTGACCCAAGGTAATCAACCTAAAAATCAACCTCAACACTTCGATGATCTCGCAGCACAAAATATTAACGATGGTTTTTTGACCGAGGAACAAGCAGATCTGGGCGATCCATTGGAAAACTTAGTTGATGATTTACCGCCGCAAGTACCGAAACCAAAAAAATGGGCTTGGCGATCGCTGAGTTTACAGGCAAAATCAACAATTTTAGCGCTCTCAATTGCATTATTCCCTGTTCTTGTAGCTGGTATAGCAGGTTATTTAGTTGCAAGTAGTAGTTTAGAAAATCAGACGAATTTTGCCCAAACTCAGCTTGCGACTTCATCGATTGATAAATTGAATCGATTTATGTTTGAGCGCTATGGAGACGCTCAGATTTTAGCGAATTTACCATTTTTAACGGATCCCAAAATCCGTAAAATCTATACTGCTGCCGAGCGTTCTGCTGTTTTGACGAAATATGCAGAAACTTACTTGGTCTATGACAGTATCGCTGCTTTTGATTTGCAGGGGAATGTGATCGCCCAGTCAAAAGGTGATCCCTTGGGAAATCATAGTGATCGAGACTATTTTCAAGAAGTTTTAAAAACAAGAAATACAGTCATCAGTCAACCCCAAACCTCAAAATCTTCAGGTAAAGTTGTGATTCACATAGCATCTCCAATTCGAGATCTTGAAACTAAACAAATAATTGGTGTAATCCGCAGTCGGGTCATGATGAAGTCCTTGGAGGATGTCGTTAGCGATATCAATAAAGCAGGAAATTATAAGGTTATAGATAATCAAGGGCTAGTTTTTATCTCTGAGGACACAGACAAGATTGGGACTAAGGCTACAAGTTTATTTACGGGACTTGCGCCACTCCAAGAAAGTAAAACTGCTGGGGTGTTTGTTTCTACCAGCACATCGCAAAACAAATCACTGCTAGTCGGTTATGCTCCTACAACTGATTTGCCAAATTTCCCCAACTTAAATTGGGGCTTCGCCTTAGCCACCGATGAGGATGTTGCATTCCGAACGCAAGGAGAGTTGGCATTAGTATTTGCAATTGGGGGGATAATTACGGCTAGTGTGGCTGGTCTGCTCGCGTCAAGTATTGCTAGTCGTGCCGTTAAGCCAATTCAAAATGCATCTCAGGTTGTAACAAAAATTGGTCTAGGTGATCTCGATGGTCGTCTAACGATTGAAAGTGATGATGAACTGGGTGTATTGGCTAGCAACATTAACATCATGGCGGATCAATTGAAATATCTCAACGAAGCGCAACAACTAGAAGCGGAAAGATTAGAAACTGCTCGAAAAGAAGCTAGGGCTGAAGCGGATGAACGGGCGGATCAACAAAAGCAAGCAAAAGAACTGTTACAACGTCGAGTCTTAGAACTATTGATAGAAGTTGATCCCGTTAGTCGTGGGGACTTAACGATTCGGGCTAACGTGACTGCCGATGAAGTCGGTACGATCGCTGACTCCTACAATGCGATTATTCGGAACTTGCGGAAACTGGTAGTTGAAGTGCAGGGAGCATCGCAGGCTGTAACCCAAACCACTGTTAATAATGAAATATCCGTGAGATTGGTGTCCACTGAAGCGATGACGCAATCCGCTTCAATTAACTCGGCACTTACGGAAATCGAAGGCATGGCGCAATCCAGTCGAGGCGTAGAAACTAAAGCGAAACAAGCAGAAAAAGGAATGCAAGTAGCGGCGACCGTACTCCAAGAAGGGGATGAAGCGATGAACCGTACAGTGTTAGGTATTTCGGAGATTCGCGAAACCGTTTCCGAAACCGCAAAAAAGGTAAAACGGCTCGGTGAGACTTCCCAAAAGATTTCGCGGATTGTTAACTTGATTGCTAACTTTGCGGCTCAAACTAACTTGTTAGCATTGAACGCAGCGATCGAAGCAGCCCGTGCAGGGGAAGAAGGTCGCGGGTTTAGCGTAGTTGCTGAAGAAGTACGAGCCCTTGCGGAACAGTCGGCAGCCTCAACTGTCGAAATCGAACAGCTAGTGCAAGAGATTCAAACCCAAACCAATGAAGTTGTAGTCGCAATGGAAAGTGGTACAGAACAGGTAGTCACAGGGACAAAGCTAGTTCAAAAGGCTCGTGAAAAATTGACTCAGATTTCACTAGTCAGTCAAGAGGTAAACTCCCTAGTCCAAGAAATTGCGATCGCTGCGGATACACAGACTAAAACCTCTGATCGTATGGGTGAGACGATGCATAGTATTGCCGCGATCGCTGAAGATACGTCTAAACAGTCCGAACGTGTGGCGCGATCGTTCTCGGAACTATTGCAAGTTGCCAAAAATTTACAGGTGAGTGTATCGCAGTTTAAGGTGGCTTAA
- a CDS encoding chemotaxis protein CheW, with the protein MTSQIVNQKSLTEPKGLIEPLTTEQFLTFSLAQDQQQGLLPTSQLLEIVKVNLSQITPIAGIDPYVMGVYNWRGDVIWVIDLASMLGYKPLYAQDQSKFQDKCHIIFLHIQDAVIGLAVSHVGQMIKCDISKIQTSGLAFANPVMQKACRGYWLSGSRDTFLVLDGEAIAQSAQKTNF; encoded by the coding sequence ATGACAAGTCAGATAGTTAATCAAAAAAGCTTAACTGAACCAAAGGGTTTAATAGAGCCGCTAACAACTGAGCAATTCTTGACATTTTCATTAGCGCAAGATCAGCAACAGGGCTTGCTACCGACCAGCCAATTATTAGAAATTGTGAAGGTCAATTTATCGCAAATAACCCCGATCGCAGGGATAGACCCCTATGTCATGGGTGTGTATAACTGGCGTGGTGATGTGATTTGGGTAATTGATTTAGCAAGTATGTTGGGATATAAGCCCCTCTACGCTCAAGATCAAAGCAAATTTCAAGATAAATGTCACATTATCTTCTTGCATATCCAAGATGCGGTGATTGGGTTGGCCGTATCTCATGTGGGGCAGATGATCAAATGTGACATTTCCAAAATCCAGACATCTGGACTCGCCTTTGCCAATCCTGTAATGCAGAAGGCTTGTCGAGGGTACTGGTTAAGTGGTAGTAGAGATACTTTTTTAGTACTTGATGGTGAAGCGATCGCCCAATCTGCCCAAAAAACCAACTTTTAA
- a CDS encoding response regulator, with protein sequence MSIILVVEDTLTQAEIVTGSLRNAGFTTVLATNSDEARTKISQQKPSAIVLDVVLPNESGFELCRDLKDKPETKDIPIVLWSTKSGEMDKFWGMKQGASAYLTKPLDAAELVRTLKLLVKD encoded by the coding sequence ATGAGCATAATTTTAGTAGTTGAAGATACCTTAACTCAAGCTGAGATTGTTACAGGTAGCCTTAGAAATGCTGGCTTTACTACGGTTTTAGCTACGAATAGTGATGAAGCGAGAACCAAAATTAGTCAACAGAAACCTAGCGCTATTGTTTTAGACGTAGTCTTGCCAAACGAGAGTGGTTTTGAGCTATGTCGAGATCTGAAGGATAAGCCCGAGACTAAAGATATTCCGATCGTGCTTTGGTCAACCAAGAGTGGCGAGATGGATAAGTTTTGGGGAATGAAACAAGGTGCTTCGGCTTACTTGACTAAGCCTCTCGATGCTGCTGAGCTTGTCCGTACGCTTAAGTTGTTAGTCAAGGATTAG
- a CDS encoding response regulator, which produces MNTSIKSQSKFIEDLRQLYMLFPQNTGKLLVTEDQEDDHAWNIYFYLGRLVYATGGKHRTRRLARAIRQHAPNVNAQELLEYANPNSEAWEIKIIEQAIHDNFLTTEQARAIIQSSIHEAFYSLSEQKNPKSFWEPLDLLAFKPIVALPLLQTLDSIVSAQLKWQQSGLSHVQNMIQKFSLDLAPYINNSDQLKIMLDADAISSKAYSNLNKILNGKNTLWDLSIIMHSSPIGVMRLLLPLVVDGIVAFREIPDWVLPNWKKPSKAPEVVRQGLIACIDDSPQIGLEMQRILEPLGFDVLIITEPLQSVSILLQRKPDLIFLDLIMPNTNGYELCTFLRKTTTFQEIPIVILTGHDGVIDRVRSKMAGSSDFLSKPPDLAKVLQILRKFLKVAEDI; this is translated from the coding sequence GTGAATACATCAATTAAATCACAATCTAAGTTTATTGAAGATTTAAGACAGTTGTATATGCTGTTTCCACAGAATACTGGTAAATTGTTAGTAACTGAAGACCAAGAGGATGATCATGCTTGGAATATATATTTTTACCTAGGACGTTTGGTATATGCGACGGGAGGGAAACATCGTACTCGCAGATTGGCAAGAGCGATTCGGCAGCATGCGCCAAATGTAAATGCTCAAGAATTACTTGAATATGCCAATCCTAATTCCGAAGCTTGGGAGATAAAGATTATTGAACAAGCTATTCATGATAATTTCCTGACAACAGAGCAAGCACGGGCTATTATTCAGTCAAGCATTCATGAAGCCTTTTATAGTCTAAGTGAGCAAAAGAATCCGAAATCATTTTGGGAACCATTAGATTTATTAGCATTTAAGCCAATCGTTGCCTTACCTTTGCTACAGACCTTAGATAGCATTGTTTCAGCCCAATTAAAGTGGCAGCAGTCAGGATTATCTCATGTACAGAATATGATTCAGAAATTTTCCCTTGATTTAGCGCCCTATATTAACAATTCAGATCAGTTAAAAATCATGTTAGATGCTGATGCTATTTCTAGCAAAGCCTATAGCAACCTTAACAAAATTTTGAATGGCAAAAATACGCTATGGGATTTGTCGATTATTATGCACTCCTCACCAATTGGGGTGATGCGATTGCTGTTACCCTTAGTTGTCGATGGTATTGTTGCGTTTCGGGAAATACCTGATTGGGTTTTGCCAAATTGGAAGAAACCGAGCAAAGCGCCTGAAGTTGTTCGCCAAGGTTTGATTGCTTGTATTGATGATAGCCCTCAGATTGGCTTGGAAATGCAGCGTATCCTTGAGCCACTTGGGTTTGATGTACTGATTATTACTGAACCGTTACAGAGTGTCAGCATTTTACTGCAACGGAAACCAGATTTAATTTTTCTGGATTTAATTATGCCCAATACAAATGGTTATGAATTATGTACGTTTTTAAGAAAAACTACCACATTTCAAGAAATTCCTATCGTGATTTTGACTGGACACGATGGGGTAATTGATCGAGTGCGGTCAAAAATGGCTGGTTCGTCAGATTTTCTTAGCAAACCACCAGATCTCGCCAAAGTCTTGCAGATACTTCGCAAGTTTTTAAAAGTTGCTGAGGATATATAA